The proteins below are encoded in one region of Rhododendron vialii isolate Sample 1 chromosome 7a, ASM3025357v1:
- the LOC131333573 gene encoding RING-H2 finger protein ATL7-like, with protein sequence MFGSGGMNLITTIIGFGMSATFIVFVCTRLICGRLRGVESRQMFEIDSRIDLEQPEHQNSGVEPVVVAAIPTMKFNCEAFSEDAQCSICLGEYQEKEVLRIMPKCGHTFHLSCIDVWLRKQSTCPVCRLPLRESLDTKRIRSAAFQISHTAGSSEVSMEHSQQWIPHGPERLVGNGSNQGLPSSQNQELAPPVEAETR encoded by the exons ATGTTTGGCTCAGGCGGCATGAACTTGATTACTACTATTATTGGGTTTGGGATGAGTGCCACTTTCATTGTGTTTGTCTGCACCAGATTGATTTGTGGGAGACTCAGAGGAGTTGAGTCCAGGCAAATGTTTGAAATCGACTCGAGGATTGATCTTGAACAG CCAGAGCATCAAAATAGCGGCGTTGAACCAGTTGTTGTTGCTGCAATTCCAACAATGAAGTTCAACTGTGAGGCTTTCAGTGAAGATGCACA GTGCTCAATCTGTTTAGGGGAGTACCAAGAGAAGGAAGTACTGCGGATCATGCCCAAATGTGGCCACACTTTTCACCTCTCATGTATTGACGTGTGGCTAAGAAAGCAATCTACATGTCCAGTTTGCCGGTTGCCCTTGCGAGAATCCTTGGACACAAAACGCATCAGAAGTGCTGCATTTCAAATCAGCCATACTGCTGGCAGCTCGGAGGTTTCGATGGAGCATTCTCAGCAATGGATACCGCACGGTCCTGAGCGTTTGGTGGGAAATGGTAGTAATCAAGGCCTACCCAGTAGTCAAAACCAAGAACTTGCTCCTCCTGTTGAAGCAGAAACAAGATAA
- the LOC131334038 gene encoding small heat shock protein, chloroplastic-like isoform X2 → MASSLALRRGATTAIFNRLVNPIRSVSAAARSFTADAEGTRCGGDGSVDVQHRPGSSSIARRADDDERSLDVDHRGGGTGRAVSRRRDPFTSLFSDVLDPFSPTRSLSQILNLMDQFLDDPFVAASRGMGAGSRRGFNVKEDDNALYMRIEMPGLDKEDVKVVVEGNTLVIIGEGKKESEDDDVAPRYSSRIDLPPNLYKIDQIKAEMRNGVLKIVVPKVKEEERKKFEVNVE, encoded by the exons ATGGCGTCGTCGCTAGCTCTCAGGAGAGGAGCCACCACCGCCATCTTCAACAGGCTCGTCAACCCTATCCGCTCTGTTTCCGCCGCTGCTCGATCCTTCACCGCCGATGCCGAGGGGACCCGCTGCGGCGGCGACGGGAGCGTCGACGTCCAACACCGTCCCGGCAGCTCCTCCATCGCCCGCCGCGCTGATGACGACGAGCGGAGCCTCGACGTCGACCACCGCGGCGGCGGGACTGGGCGCGCTGTGTCTCGCCGCCGTGATCCTTTTACGAGCTTATTCTCAG ATGTGTTGGATCCTTTCTCTCCAACAAGGAGCTTGAGCCAAATCCTGAACCTAATGGACCAATTCCTGGACGATCCATTCGTAGCAGCATCACGAGGAATGGGAGCGGGATCGAGGAGAGGATTCAACGTGAAGGAAGACGACAACGCTCTATACATGAGAATCGAGATGCCAGGACTTGACAAGGAAGATGTGAAGGTGGTTGTGGAGGGGAACACTCTGGTCATTATAGGAGAAGGTAAGAAAGAATCAGAGGATGATGATGTCGCACCAAGGTATTCGAGCAGGATTGATTTGCCTCCCAACTTGTACAAGATAGATCAGATCAAGGCCGAGATGAGGAATGGTGTGCTGAAGATTGTGGTGCCGAAAGTGAAGgaagaagagaggaagaagTTTGAGGTTAATGTGGAGTGA
- the LOC131333601 gene encoding protein-ribulosamine 3-kinase, chloroplastic isoform X2: MSNDPIREWILSEGKAKDITKIRPVGGGCINLASRYETDAGSFFVKTNRSIGPSMFEGEALGLSAMYETSSIRVPRPFKVGALPTGGSFIIMEFIEFGASRSNQSTLGRKLAEMHKAGKSEKGFGFDVDNTIGSTPQINTWASDWIEFYAERRLGYQLKLARDQYGDSIIYAKGQRLVKNMGPLFENVVIEPCLLHGDLWSGNVSSDKNGEPVILDPACYYGHNEAEFGMSWCAGFGGSFYDAYFEVMPKQPGFESRRDLYMLYHYLNHYNLFGSGYRSSAMSIIDDYLRMLKA, from the exons ATGAGTAACGATCCAATCCGAGAATGGATTCTGTCAGAAGGAAAGGCCAAGGATATCACTAAAATTAGACCTGTTGGTGGTGGTTGCATCAATCTTGCCAGTCGTTACGAAACAGATGCCGGTTCTTTCTTTGTTAAAACAAACAG GAGTATTGGACCATCAATGTTTGAGGGAGAGGCTTTGGGATTGAGTGCTATGTATGAAACCAGTTCAATCCGTGTGCCAAGGCCATTTAAG GTCGGAGCCCTACCAACAGGTGGTTCGTTTATTATTATGGAATTCATTGAATTTGGAGCATCTAGAAGCAATCAG TCTACTTTAGGGAGGAAGCTTGCTGAAATGCATAAAGCGGGGAAGTCAGAAAaaggttttggttttgatgtTGATAATACCATTGGCAG TACTCCACAGATAAATACTTGGGCGTcggattggattgaattttacGCAGAGCGTAGATTGGGTTACCAACTGAAGTTGGCACGAGATCAATATGGTGACTCCATCATTTATGCAAAAG GTCAAAGATTGGTCAAGAATATGGGACCTCTATTTGAAAATGTTGTTATAGAACCATGCTTACTGCATGGAGACCTATGGAGTGGGAATGTTAGCTCCGACAAAAATGGCGAGCCTGTCATACTTGACCCCGCCTGTTATT ATGGTCATAATGAGGCAGAATTTGGAATGTCATGGTGTGCTGGATTTGGAGGATCCTTTTATGACGCATATTTTGAG GTGATGCCCAAACAACCGGGTTTTGAGTCGAGACGGGATCTTTATATGCTCTATCACTACTTGAATCACTACAATCTTTTCGGTTCGGGTTACCGCTCATCTGCCATGTCTATAATTGACGATTACCTACGGATGTTAAAAGCTTAG
- the LOC131333601 gene encoding protein-ribulosamine 3-kinase, chloroplastic isoform X1, producing the protein MMVAHMGVISTATFCFLSVSVSRRRRTSSPKSRPFALAAMSNDPIREWILSEGKAKDITKIRPVGGGCINLASRYETDAGSFFVKTNRSIGPSMFEGEALGLSAMYETSSIRVPRPFKVGALPTGGSFIIMEFIEFGASRSNQSTLGRKLAEMHKAGKSEKGFGFDVDNTIGSTPQINTWASDWIEFYAERRLGYQLKLARDQYGDSIIYAKGQRLVKNMGPLFENVVIEPCLLHGDLWSGNVSSDKNGEPVILDPACYYGHNEAEFGMSWCAGFGGSFYDAYFEVMPKQPGFESRRDLYMLYHYLNHYNLFGSGYRSSAMSIIDDYLRMLKA; encoded by the exons atgatggtAGCACACATGGGAGTCATCTCTACTGCGACTTTTTgctttctctctgtctctgtgtCTCGTCGTCGTCGAACCTCCTCTCCCAAAAGCAGACCATTCGCTT TGGCAGCTATGAGTAACGATCCAATCCGAGAATGGATTCTGTCAGAAGGAAAGGCCAAGGATATCACTAAAATTAGACCTGTTGGTGGTGGTTGCATCAATCTTGCCAGTCGTTACGAAACAGATGCCGGTTCTTTCTTTGTTAAAACAAACAG GAGTATTGGACCATCAATGTTTGAGGGAGAGGCTTTGGGATTGAGTGCTATGTATGAAACCAGTTCAATCCGTGTGCCAAGGCCATTTAAG GTCGGAGCCCTACCAACAGGTGGTTCGTTTATTATTATGGAATTCATTGAATTTGGAGCATCTAGAAGCAATCAG TCTACTTTAGGGAGGAAGCTTGCTGAAATGCATAAAGCGGGGAAGTCAGAAAaaggttttggttttgatgtTGATAATACCATTGGCAG TACTCCACAGATAAATACTTGGGCGTcggattggattgaattttacGCAGAGCGTAGATTGGGTTACCAACTGAAGTTGGCACGAGATCAATATGGTGACTCCATCATTTATGCAAAAG GTCAAAGATTGGTCAAGAATATGGGACCTCTATTTGAAAATGTTGTTATAGAACCATGCTTACTGCATGGAGACCTATGGAGTGGGAATGTTAGCTCCGACAAAAATGGCGAGCCTGTCATACTTGACCCCGCCTGTTATT ATGGTCATAATGAGGCAGAATTTGGAATGTCATGGTGTGCTGGATTTGGAGGATCCTTTTATGACGCATATTTTGAG GTGATGCCCAAACAACCGGGTTTTGAGTCGAGACGGGATCTTTATATGCTCTATCACTACTTGAATCACTACAATCTTTTCGGTTCGGGTTACCGCTCATCTGCCATGTCTATAATTGACGATTACCTACGGATGTTAAAAGCTTAG
- the LOC131333600 gene encoding two-component response regulator ORR24-like: MSMSPYENTKLVPIGLASNSNLYFLKSLSVNDFKSLWQYAYAKERRKTTSDKDSPLLDENMVQASLGNTSLFREVARGDLKHKTRESQETTEQNDATSDDSANEKRQRVTWTDGMHHKFVEAIKELGPERAFPKKILELMNVPGLTRESVASHLQKYRLGMRRAEEAMQSTASVFGSKLTTQLKQKCFSSSHFAQNVNSSLGHPLHLNQLPHSTSCQPGSIYSSLFHPEASTSTSNLGHEQLLTGTYPYGHSVSPFDATARNAGNLYGFGTAQSNSQTGLGCLAQVDPGCVPGTQVNLNCETGAIFPGIGNGRSSYAVSAYVGYRLACNGKSIETGQMVVSCDDVSAGVSENESLVQTPLALGNDIPQQQPSQPPDLSVGRDLKDLGTEGEVHRLLDATGSTSPQFFWNDDDFYGALLDNTD; this comes from the exons ATGT CGATGTCCCCTTATGAGAACACAAAACTTGTGCCGATAGGCCTTGCTAGTAACAGTAATCTATATTTTCTGAAATCTTTGAGCGTGAATGACTTTAAAagcctttggcaatatgcataTGCCAAGGAAAGACGTAAAACAACCAGTGATAAAGATTCACCACTGCTGGATGAGAATATGGTTCAGGCTAGTTTGGGAAACACATCATTGTTTCGTGAAGTGGCTCGGGGGGATCTAAAGCATAAGACAAGAGAATCCCAAGAAACAACTGAACAAAATGATGCTACCAGCGATGACTCCGCAAATGAGAAGAGGCAGAGGGTTACTTGGACTGACGGGATGCACCATAAATTTGTGGAGGCCATTAAAGAGTTGGGACCTGAAA GGGCTTTTCCAAAGAAAATATTAGAACTTATGAATGTCCCGGGTTTGACAAGAGAAAGTGTCGCAAGTCATTTGCAG AAATACCGCCTGGGCATGCGGCGGGCTGAGGAAGCGATGCAATCAACTGCTTCTGTTTTTGGATCTAAGTTGACAACTCAACTCAAGCAAAAATGCTTCTCATCAAGCCATTTTGCACAAAACGTCAACTCTTCACTAGGACATCCTCTGCATCTCAACCAACTGCCCCACTCAACATCTTGCCAACCAGGATCCATCTACTCTTCTTTATTCCACCCTGAAGCGTCAACTAGTACATCAAACTTGGGACACGAACAACTGCTTACTGGGACCTACCCATATGGACACAGTGTTTCTCCATTTGATGCAACAGCAAGGAACGCCGGAAATCTCTATGGTTTTGGAACTGCCCAATCAAACTCTCAGACAGGCTTGGGCTGCTTGGCTCAAGTGGATCCAGGATGTGTTCCTGGTACCCAAGTGAATCTTAACTGTGAGACGGGAGCCATTTTCCCTGGTATTGGTAATGGTCGAAGTTCTTACGCTGTTAGTGCATACGTGGGATATAGGTTGGCGTGTAATGGAAAGTCAATCGAGACAGGCCAAATGGTTGTTTCATGCGACGATGTATCTGCAGGAGTTAGTGAGAATGAAAGCTTAGTTCAAACCCCTTTAGCATTGGGCAATGACATTCCCCAGCAACAACCTTCTCAGCCGCCAGACCTTTCTGTAGGGCGTGATTTGAAAGATCTTGGGACTGAAGGTGAAGTTCATCGTCTGCTGGATGCAACAGGGAGCACAAGTCCTCAGTTCTTCTGGAATGATGATGATTTTTATGGTGCCCTTTTAGACAATACTGACTAA
- the LOC131334038 gene encoding small heat shock protein, chloroplastic-like isoform X1, producing the protein MASSLALRRGATTAIFNRLVNPIRSVSAAARSFTADAEGTRCGGDGSVDVQHRPGSSSIARRADDDERSLDVDHRGGGTGRAVSRRRDPFTSLFSGNVLDPFSPTRSLSQILNLMDQFLDDPFVAASRGMGAGSRRGFNVKEDDNALYMRIEMPGLDKEDVKVVVEGNTLVIIGEGKKESEDDDVAPRYSSRIDLPPNLYKIDQIKAEMRNGVLKIVVPKVKEEERKKFEVNVE; encoded by the exons ATGGCGTCGTCGCTAGCTCTCAGGAGAGGAGCCACCACCGCCATCTTCAACAGGCTCGTCAACCCTATCCGCTCTGTTTCCGCCGCTGCTCGATCCTTCACCGCCGATGCCGAGGGGACCCGCTGCGGCGGCGACGGGAGCGTCGACGTCCAACACCGTCCCGGCAGCTCCTCCATCGCCCGCCGCGCTGATGACGACGAGCGGAGCCTCGACGTCGACCACCGCGGCGGCGGGACTGGGCGCGCTGTGTCTCGCCGCCGTGATCCTTTTACGAGCTTATTCTCAGGTA ATGTGTTGGATCCTTTCTCTCCAACAAGGAGCTTGAGCCAAATCCTGAACCTAATGGACCAATTCCTGGACGATCCATTCGTAGCAGCATCACGAGGAATGGGAGCGGGATCGAGGAGAGGATTCAACGTGAAGGAAGACGACAACGCTCTATACATGAGAATCGAGATGCCAGGACTTGACAAGGAAGATGTGAAGGTGGTTGTGGAGGGGAACACTCTGGTCATTATAGGAGAAGGTAAGAAAGAATCAGAGGATGATGATGTCGCACCAAGGTATTCGAGCAGGATTGATTTGCCTCCCAACTTGTACAAGATAGATCAGATCAAGGCCGAGATGAGGAATGGTGTGCTGAAGATTGTGGTGCCGAAAGTGAAGgaagaagagaggaagaagTTTGAGGTTAATGTGGAGTGA